In a single window of the Halobaculum lipolyticum genome:
- the sod gene encoding superoxide dismutase translates to MSYELDPLPYDYDALEPHISEQVLTWHHDTHHQGYVNGWNSAEETLEANRESGDFGSSPGAIRNVTHNSSGHILHDLFWQNMSPEGGDEPSGALADRIAEDFGSYEAWKGEFEAAAGNASGWALLVYDTFSNQLRNVVVDKHDQGAIWGGHPILALDVWEHSYYYDYGPARGDFVSAFFEVVDWDEPSTRYEQAVELFE, encoded by the coding sequence ATGAGCTACGAACTCGATCCGCTGCCGTACGACTACGACGCCCTCGAACCGCACATCAGCGAGCAGGTGCTCACGTGGCACCACGACACCCACCATCAGGGCTACGTCAACGGCTGGAACAGCGCCGAGGAGACGCTCGAAGCGAACCGCGAGAGCGGCGACTTCGGCTCCTCGCCCGGTGCGATCCGCAACGTCACCCACAACTCCTCGGGTCACATCCTGCACGACCTGTTCTGGCAGAACATGAGCCCCGAGGGCGGCGACGAGCCGTCCGGCGCGCTCGCCGACCGCATCGCCGAGGACTTCGGCTCCTACGAGGCGTGGAAGGGCGAGTTCGAAGCCGCCGCCGGCAACGCGTCCGGCTGGGCGCTGCTCGTCTACGACACGTTCTCGAACCAGCTCCGCAACGTCGTGGTGGACAAGCACGACCAGGGCGCCATCTGGGGCGGCCACCCGATCCTCGCGCTCGACGTCTGGGAGCACTCGTACTACTACGACTACGGTCCCGCCCGCGGCGACTTCGTCTCCGCGTTCTTCGAGGTCGTCGACTGGGACGAACCCAGCACGCGCTACGAGCAGGCCGTCGAGCTGTTCGAGTAA
- the msrA gene encoding peptide-methionine (S)-S-oxide reductase MsrA, with the protein MSDTETATFGGGCFWCTEAAFKELAGVREVTSGYAGGHVENPTYEAVCREETGHAEVTRVEYDPEEITYADLLGVFFTVHDPTTLNRQGPDVGTQYRSVVLYESEEQRDTVERFVVELAEEGAYDDEIVTEIEPLDAFYEAEEYHQDYYEKNPGDSYCTFNAEPKIRKVREKFADLARGQEA; encoded by the coding sequence ATGAGCGACACCGAGACGGCGACGTTCGGCGGCGGCTGCTTCTGGTGCACCGAGGCGGCGTTCAAGGAGCTGGCGGGCGTCCGCGAGGTCACCTCCGGCTACGCCGGCGGCCACGTCGAGAACCCCACCTACGAGGCGGTGTGCCGCGAGGAGACCGGCCACGCGGAGGTCACCCGCGTCGAGTACGACCCCGAGGAGATCACGTACGCCGACCTGCTGGGCGTGTTCTTCACCGTCCACGACCCGACGACGCTGAACCGACAGGGTCCCGACGTCGGCACCCAGTACCGCTCCGTCGTCCTGTACGAGAGCGAGGAGCAGCGCGACACCGTCGAGCGCTTCGTCGTGGAGTTGGCCGAGGAGGGCGCCTACGACGACGAGATCGTCACCGAGATCGAGCCGCTCGACGCCTTCTACGAGGCCGAGGAGTACCACCAGGACTACTACGAGAAGAACCCCGGCGACAGCTACTGCACGTTCAACGCCGAGCCGAAGATCCGCAAGGTGCGCGAGAAGTTCGCGGACCTGGCGCGCGGGCAGGAGGCGTAG